The proteins below come from a single Azospirillum thiophilum genomic window:
- the pstB gene encoding phosphate ABC transporter ATP-binding protein PstB: MTATGVKVFYGAKQALKGIDLDIQENRVLSLIGPSGCGKSTFLRCLNRMNDTVEGCRVEGRIALDGEDVYGKAVDAVQLRARVGMVFQKPNPFPKSIYDNIAYGPRIHGLASGRDELDEVVQTSLKRAGLWGEVKDRLREPGTSLSGGQQQRLCIARAVAVSPEVILMDEPCSALDPIATAHIEELIDELRANYTIVIVTHNMQQAARVSQRTAFFHLGEMVECDDTEEIFTNPRDERTQGYITGRYG; this comes from the coding sequence ATGACGGCAACCGGGGTGAAGGTGTTCTACGGCGCCAAGCAGGCGTTGAAGGGCATCGACCTCGACATCCAGGAGAACCGGGTGCTGTCGCTGATCGGCCCGTCCGGCTGCGGCAAGTCGACCTTCCTGCGCTGCCTGAACCGGATGAACGACACCGTCGAGGGCTGCCGGGTCGAGGGGCGGATCGCGCTGGACGGCGAGGACGTCTATGGCAAGGCCGTCGACGCGGTGCAGCTGCGCGCCCGCGTCGGCATGGTGTTCCAGAAGCCCAACCCCTTCCCGAAATCGATCTACGACAACATCGCCTATGGTCCGCGCATCCACGGCCTTGCGTCCGGCCGCGACGAGCTGGACGAGGTGGTGCAGACCTCGCTGAAGCGCGCCGGCCTGTGGGGCGAGGTGAAGGACCGCCTGCGCGAACCGGGCACCAGCCTGTCGGGCGGCCAGCAGCAGCGGCTGTGCATCGCCCGCGCCGTCGCCGTCAGCCCCGAGGTGATCCTGATGGACGAGCCCTGTTCGGCGCTCGACCCCATCGCGACCGCCCATATCGAGGAGCTGATCGACGAGCTGCGGGCCAACTACACCATCGTCATCGTCACCCACAACATGCAGCAGGCCGCCCGCGTGTCGCAGCGCACCGCCTTCTTCCATCTCGGCGAGATGGTGGAGTGCGACGACACCGAGGAGATCTTCACCAACCCGCGCGACGA